In one Hyphomicrobium sp. 99 genomic region, the following are encoded:
- a CDS encoding ABC transporter ATP-binding protein: MNASAKMSTTAVESIAKLSVRDISRSFSTRGKVVEALRGVSFDVASGGFYSIIGHSGCGKSTLLNIVAGLDQATSGVVAVDGVVRRSPGPDRGMVFQSYTLFPWLSVIENVAFGLRMSGMGKKERREAALHYVDLVKLSAFVDAYPKELSGGMRQRVALARALANKPAVLLMDEPFGALDSETREQMQELLLNVRDKEFMTVLFITHDIEEAILLSETIGIMAARPGRVAHEFKIDLPYPRDAATKISDAFVHNKRRLIEVFKSV, translated from the coding sequence ATGAATGCATCCGCGAAGATGAGTACCACTGCCGTCGAAAGCATTGCGAAGCTCTCGGTTCGGGACATAAGCCGAAGCTTCTCAACGCGCGGTAAAGTTGTCGAGGCATTGAGAGGCGTTTCCTTCGATGTAGCCAGCGGCGGCTTCTACTCGATCATCGGCCACTCGGGCTGCGGAAAGTCGACGCTACTCAATATCGTCGCCGGCCTCGACCAAGCCACCAGCGGAGTTGTCGCCGTCGACGGAGTTGTCCGACGAAGCCCTGGCCCCGATCGCGGCATGGTCTTTCAAAGCTACACATTGTTCCCTTGGCTGAGCGTCATCGAGAACGTCGCATTCGGACTGCGAATGAGCGGCATGGGCAAGAAGGAGCGCAGAGAAGCGGCCTTGCACTATGTCGACCTCGTCAAGCTCTCGGCATTCGTCGATGCCTATCCGAAGGAACTCTCGGGCGGCATGCGCCAGCGCGTTGCCCTGGCTCGCGCACTCGCCAACAAGCCAGCTGTTCTCCTGATGGACGAACCCTTCGGCGCACTTGATTCCGAAACGCGCGAGCAGATGCAGGAGCTTCTGCTCAACGTGCGGGACAAGGAGTTCATGACGGTCTTGTTCATCACGCACGATATCGAGGAAGCAATCCTGCTCTCGGAGACGATTGGCATCATGGCCGCGAGGCCTGGGCGCGTCGCTCACGAGTTCAAGATCGATCTGCCCTATCCGCGGGACGCGGCGACCAAGATCTCGGATGCATTCGTGCATAACAAACGCCGCCTCATCGAAGTCTTCAAATCCGTCTGA
- a CDS encoding nitrilase family protein, whose amino-acid sequence MAAGSGEAPLSIACIQMEPIFGDTARNVERTVHLMDEAADKGAQLVVLPELCNTGYVFNSRAEAFELAETIPSGPTVAAWSATAKNRGLYIVAGIAERAGEKLYNSAVMIGPEGYIGTFRKVHLWGDEHLYFEPGDLGFPVFPTPFGRIGMMICYDQWFPEAYRTCALRGADIVCIPTNWVPIPGQDPNREAMANIVAMAAAHTNSIYVAAADRIGTERGQPFIGQSLIVSYTGWPVGGPASSDKEEIVLATVNVSDARKKRRWNDHNQVVRDRRPDQYDNDL is encoded by the coding sequence ATGGCCGCGGGATCCGGCGAAGCACCTCTCTCTATTGCTTGCATTCAGATGGAGCCGATCTTTGGCGACACGGCAAGGAACGTCGAGCGCACCGTCCACCTCATGGACGAAGCTGCCGATAAGGGCGCTCAGCTCGTCGTTCTTCCAGAACTTTGCAACACCGGCTACGTATTCAACTCACGCGCGGAAGCGTTCGAACTTGCCGAGACAATACCCAGCGGACCGACCGTCGCAGCATGGTCTGCAACAGCAAAAAATCGCGGCCTGTACATTGTCGCAGGCATCGCCGAGCGCGCTGGCGAGAAGCTTTATAATTCTGCGGTGATGATCGGCCCCGAAGGCTACATCGGCACGTTCCGCAAGGTTCATCTTTGGGGCGACGAACACCTCTACTTCGAGCCCGGCGATCTTGGTTTCCCCGTTTTCCCAACGCCGTTCGGCCGGATCGGCATGATGATCTGCTACGATCAGTGGTTCCCCGAAGCGTATAGAACCTGTGCGCTGCGCGGCGCAGACATCGTGTGTATCCCCACCAACTGGGTGCCGATTCCGGGTCAAGATCCCAATCGCGAAGCTATGGCAAACATCGTCGCGATGGCCGCCGCCCACACCAACTCGATCTATGTAGCCGCCGCTGACCGCATCGGAACAGAACGCGGCCAACCCTTTATCGGACAGAGCCTGATCGTCAGCTACACCGGCTGGCCCGTCGGAGGGCCTGCATCCTCCGACAAGGAGGAGATCGTCTTGGCGACGGTCAACGTGTCCGACGCACGAAAAAAGCGCCGCTGGAATGATCACAACCAAGTCGTGCGAGATCGCCGGCCGGACCAGTACGACAACGATCTATGA
- a CDS encoding ABC transporter substrate-binding protein, with product MKRVFVALALATAVMCSPTAKADDAPLQIGVTIWPGWMPWWIVEEKGYFDEVGVKAKIVKFKRHADDMSAFAGKQLDATHMILADVIIPASKGVPGRIVLVTDESSGADGILAKTGISSIKDFKGKRVAYEVGGVSQLILMRALEKEGLKLEDVTSVNMSAEDAGTAFLAGAVDVAVTWEPYLSQATKDGKGRVVFSTAETPGLVPDLLAFRAETIEKRPSDVQKVVAAWNKALAFIKTNRKEAVEIMAKGAEISPEEMEQNLAGIKLYSLADNVREFGAAPDGPLFKTANEQADFLLKSNLIDSKPDVPSLVAPQFVGAVKD from the coding sequence ATGAAACGAGTATTTGTAGCCCTCGCTCTGGCTACTGCCGTGATGTGTTCGCCGACCGCGAAAGCCGATGACGCGCCGTTGCAGATCGGCGTCACCATCTGGCCTGGATGGATGCCGTGGTGGATTGTCGAAGAGAAAGGCTACTTCGACGAAGTCGGCGTCAAAGCCAAGATCGTCAAGTTCAAACGGCATGCCGACGATATGTCGGCGTTTGCCGGCAAGCAGCTCGATGCTACCCACATGATCCTCGCCGACGTAATCATACCGGCATCGAAGGGCGTGCCAGGGCGCATCGTCCTCGTCACCGACGAGTCGTCAGGCGCCGACGGCATCCTCGCCAAAACCGGCATCAGCAGCATTAAAGATTTCAAGGGCAAACGCGTCGCCTATGAAGTCGGCGGGGTCAGCCAGCTGATCCTGATGCGGGCGCTCGAAAAGGAAGGTCTCAAACTCGAAGATGTGACCTCGGTCAATATGTCAGCGGAAGACGCAGGAACGGCCTTCCTCGCCGGCGCCGTCGACGTCGCCGTGACTTGGGAGCCCTACCTCAGCCAGGCTACAAAGGACGGCAAAGGCCGCGTCGTCTTCTCGACCGCAGAAACACCAGGCTTGGTGCCGGATCTTCTCGCCTTCCGCGCGGAAACGATCGAAAAGCGCCCGTCCGATGTGCAAAAGGTTGTTGCCGCTTGGAATAAGGCGCTCGCCTTCATCAAGACCAACCGCAAGGAAGCGGTGGAGATCATGGCGAAGGGCGCCGAGATCAGCCCCGAAGAGATGGAGCAGAACCTCGCGGGGATTAAGCTCTACTCGCTCGCCGATAACGTTCGCGAATTCGGCGCAGCCCCTGATGGCCCGTTGTTCAAGACTGCAAATGAGCAGGCAGACTTCCTCCTCAAGAGCAACTTGATCGATAGCAAGCCCGACGTGCCTTCGTTGGTTGCGCCGCAATTTGTCGGCGCCGTGAAGGACTAA
- a CDS encoding isopenicillin N synthase family oxygenase, with protein MSKSENFSSIPIVDITKLRIGTLAEQKAVAEELGKAARAVGFVYITGGGIDESLFDGVLDATKRFFALPYDEKMKVYIGNSRCHRGYVPEGEEVFASGTKDKKEAYDLSIDLPADDPDYVSGNPLLGPNQWPDLPGFAKAVDDYYSAVFALGRVLLRGFSMAIGEEPTFFDQYVTKPPSQLRLIHYPFDTSAEDRPGIGAHTDYECFTLLRSTSPGLEVMNGAGEWIDAPPLPGAYIVNIGDMMEIWTNGEFTATSHRVRKVSEERYSFPLFFAADYDTVVAPLPRYAAADKPMRASLKAGEHLFAQTMQSFTYLKERRARGEIALPEGSAPLSSFGQEARQKY; from the coding sequence ATGAGCAAATCGGAAAACTTCTCGAGTATTCCCATCGTCGATATCACCAAGCTCCGGATTGGCACGCTTGCCGAGCAGAAGGCGGTTGCAGAAGAGCTTGGAAAGGCAGCACGCGCGGTCGGCTTCGTCTACATCACGGGCGGCGGCATAGATGAATCGCTTTTTGACGGCGTTCTCGATGCGACCAAGCGCTTCTTTGCGTTGCCGTACGACGAGAAAATGAAGGTCTACATCGGCAACTCGCGTTGTCATCGCGGCTACGTTCCGGAAGGTGAAGAGGTCTTCGCCTCCGGAACAAAAGACAAGAAGGAGGCTTACGACCTTTCGATCGATTTGCCGGCCGATGATCCGGACTACGTTTCAGGCAATCCGCTTCTCGGACCCAATCAATGGCCGGACCTCCCGGGTTTCGCTAAGGCAGTCGACGATTACTACAGCGCCGTTTTTGCACTGGGCCGCGTCCTATTGCGCGGGTTTTCGATGGCAATCGGCGAGGAGCCGACGTTCTTCGATCAATACGTCACCAAGCCGCCAAGTCAGTTGCGTCTTATCCATTATCCTTTCGACACCAGCGCCGAAGATCGACCTGGAATCGGAGCTCATACCGATTACGAGTGTTTTACGCTGTTGAGATCGACGAGCCCCGGGCTCGAAGTCATGAATGGCGCCGGCGAATGGATCGATGCTCCTCCCCTTCCCGGCGCCTACATCGTCAATATCGGCGATATGATGGAGATCTGGACGAACGGCGAATTCACCGCAACCTCACATCGCGTTCGAAAGGTGTCCGAAGAACGCTATTCGTTTCCGCTCTTTTTCGCGGCCGACTATGACACGGTTGTCGCCCCTTTGCCGCGTTACGCAGCCGCCGACAAGCCAATGCGCGCTTCTCTCAAGGCAGGTGAACACCTCTTTGCTCAGACCATGCAGAGCTTCACCTATTTGAAAGAGCGTCGTGCGCGCGGCGAGATCGCGCTGCCCGAAGGATCCGCGCCGTTATCGTCCTTCGGACAGGAAGCTCGCCAAAAATATTGA
- a CDS encoding agmatinase family protein — translation MKLTSSPPPFTFLGAPFVEADAKLLKERGTKAALLGMPYDMGGIWRTGTADGPRGLRDASRQYGSYFFDDDVDLLETFKLVDCGNAPMVPASPEKCRAAMKHGASEIIRSGATGIFIGGDHSIPIPIGQALSEATPGKIGYIVFDANMDAEEEVDGERFSNWSEACRLAEMPNLDPKNMVMIGIRGSLNTRRQFEYVKSKGITVFAMRDIIELGIVEVMNRAIAIAGAGTEALYVSFDTDGVDAAYAPGTSGPEPGGLTSREIITAARMLGRHGVTIFDIVELCPAYDPSGITARLACYIIFNLLGATHARNVAQAR, via the coding sequence ATGAAACTTACGAGCAGTCCGCCTCCATTTACATTTCTCGGTGCACCCTTTGTCGAGGCTGACGCCAAACTCCTGAAGGAAAGAGGCACGAAGGCCGCTCTCCTGGGCATGCCCTACGACATGGGCGGCATTTGGCGCACGGGCACGGCCGATGGCCCGCGCGGACTGCGCGATGCATCTCGCCAATATGGTTCCTACTTCTTCGACGACGACGTCGATTTGCTGGAGACTTTCAAACTCGTCGATTGCGGCAACGCGCCGATGGTGCCCGCGAGCCCCGAGAAATGCCGCGCAGCCATGAAGCATGGCGCATCGGAGATCATTCGCTCCGGCGCCACCGGCATTTTCATCGGCGGGGATCATTCCATTCCGATCCCCATTGGCCAGGCGCTCTCGGAAGCAACGCCCGGAAAAATCGGCTACATCGTCTTCGACGCCAATATGGACGCTGAAGAAGAAGTCGACGGTGAACGCTTCTCGAATTGGTCGGAAGCCTGCCGTCTTGCCGAGATGCCAAATCTCGATCCCAAGAACATGGTGATGATCGGCATTCGCGGCTCGCTCAATACGCGGCGGCAGTTCGAGTACGTGAAATCCAAAGGCATCACCGTTTTCGCGATGCGTGATATCATCGAACTCGGCATCGTCGAGGTCATGAACAGAGCGATCGCTATCGCAGGCGCGGGCACAGAAGCGCTATACGTAAGCTTCGATACCGATGGTGTGGACGCCGCCTATGCGCCTGGAACAAGCGGCCCTGAACCGGGCGGGCTGACGTCACGCGAAATCATCACAGCGGCGCGCATGCTAGGCCGACATGGCGTCACCATTTTCGACATCGTCGAGCTGTGCCCTGCGTACGATCCGTCAGGCATCACCGCCCGCCTCGCCTGCTACATCATTTTCAATTTGCTGGGTGCCACGCACGCCAGAAACGTCGCGCAAGCACGTTGA
- a CDS encoding LysR family transcriptional regulator yields MSDRLRVSTNGQLFARNLDWNLVKLFLGIVRSGGISTAARALNKQQPTISAGLKRLEDHVGAQLFVRTARGVALTPAAHSFLKAAEAIEVLISGLPGEVARTSENLQGLVTVRAISDLVSPEFDQAMVAFHQINPDVEIRLDIAPWRDVVLSVKDGSADIGIACDAATSSELCYRPLMREWQQLYCGRGHPAFGKGISDPKIAADEIFVLTGKDEPAELASFRHRYGLGERAGGSAETLYEVKRLIQIGIGIGFLPTAVAAEAVEAGELWPMLDPAILPTYHVYLITRDAKLSAPARALLDMIDMNLNPGDAAI; encoded by the coding sequence ATGTCGGATCGACTACGCGTATCGACGAACGGCCAGCTTTTCGCCCGGAATCTCGATTGGAACCTGGTCAAGTTGTTCCTCGGGATCGTGCGTTCCGGCGGCATCAGCACAGCCGCACGCGCGCTCAACAAGCAGCAGCCGACGATAAGTGCGGGCCTCAAACGCCTCGAGGATCACGTCGGGGCTCAGCTTTTTGTCAGGACGGCAAGGGGTGTCGCGTTGACGCCCGCCGCGCACTCGTTTCTTAAAGCCGCGGAGGCAATTGAAGTTTTAATATCGGGGCTACCCGGCGAAGTTGCGAGGACTTCAGAAAATCTGCAGGGTCTCGTAACAGTGCGCGCGATTTCAGACCTTGTCTCGCCCGAATTCGACCAGGCGATGGTGGCTTTCCACCAGATCAATCCCGACGTTGAGATCCGCCTCGACATTGCGCCCTGGCGCGATGTGGTGCTGTCGGTCAAGGACGGCAGCGCCGATATTGGGATTGCTTGCGACGCTGCCACGAGTTCGGAGCTTTGCTATCGCCCTCTGATGCGTGAATGGCAGCAGCTTTACTGTGGCCGGGGACATCCGGCATTCGGCAAAGGAATATCCGATCCGAAAATTGCGGCTGACGAGATTTTCGTTTTGACCGGCAAAGACGAGCCCGCGGAGCTTGCCAGCTTTCGCCATCGTTATGGACTAGGAGAACGCGCAGGCGGGTCCGCGGAGACGCTGTACGAGGTCAAGCGGCTTATTCAAATTGGCATTGGGATAGGCTTCCTGCCGACGGCTGTTGCGGCAGAGGCCGTCGAGGCCGGAGAACTCTGGCCAATGCTCGATCCCGCTATTTTGCCGACGTATCATGTTTACCTCATCACGCGGGACGCAAAGCTTAGTGCGCCGGCGCGCGCACTTCTCGACATGATAGACATGAATTTGAATCCCGGTGACGCTGCGATCTAG
- a CDS encoding glycosyltransferase family 39 protein — translation MPLALFHGYHYVEGLTVTIAQSALDDGNWLTPHINNLRWIERPTLLSWLIAAMSMPFGHVSPFIARLPIILSLLAGILLVWRALRPVVSAEAAVFGAALFLASPIVMRYYVTSVADIPLAVILFGAFLVWWRSYATGRISLGCWIGIGGLLAIAALLKGPQPVAYFMLGLFAFVALTSTWWQIPGLILAGFLAAIPAGLWYAYVFIPGDQSEWLRYTRLSSHEIALPHPLANAAHFFFEAFPAAFMAIALLLTGASSTPKSVPRHFVLALSCYAFACTLVILFWPADVNPRYILPMVLPLCVLGGLAYDALAEKRAVLVASGICITMVFLGYAAVHSIFDGLITPAYTQSKISGAQIAELVRNAPAPIYRTSWDAGLNEFSYVPFRVTTIGPNAISTIAKPAWIMVPTKDAPAIIAQGKGRIMSRLILERSILLRSE, via the coding sequence GTGCCGCTCGCGCTTTTTCATGGGTACCATTACGTTGAAGGACTGACTGTAACGATCGCTCAGAGCGCGTTGGACGATGGGAATTGGCTTACGCCACACATCAACAATTTGCGTTGGATAGAGCGCCCAACGCTTCTATCCTGGCTGATAGCGGCGATGAGCATGCCCTTCGGCCATGTCAGTCCGTTTATTGCACGTCTCCCAATAATTCTGTCTCTTCTGGCCGGCATTTTGCTGGTATGGCGCGCCTTGCGGCCAGTGGTAAGCGCTGAAGCGGCGGTATTCGGGGCGGCCTTATTTTTAGCGAGCCCCATCGTCATGCGATATTACGTGACGTCGGTGGCCGACATACCCCTCGCAGTCATATTGTTCGGCGCATTTCTTGTTTGGTGGCGTTCATATGCCACCGGACGTATTTCTCTGGGTTGCTGGATTGGTATTGGCGGCCTTCTGGCGATAGCTGCGCTGCTGAAGGGACCTCAGCCCGTTGCCTATTTCATGCTCGGTCTTTTTGCGTTCGTAGCCCTCACATCTACGTGGTGGCAAATTCCAGGCCTCATCCTAGCGGGCTTTCTTGCGGCCATTCCTGCAGGGCTCTGGTACGCCTACGTTTTTATTCCGGGTGATCAAAGCGAGTGGTTGCGATACACGAGGCTATCATCTCATGAGATTGCTCTGCCGCACCCGCTTGCCAACGCCGCGCACTTCTTTTTCGAGGCCTTTCCAGCGGCGTTTATGGCTATCGCGCTTCTGCTGACGGGCGCCAGTTCCACGCCCAAAAGCGTTCCTCGACATTTTGTTCTCGCGCTGAGCTGCTATGCTTTCGCGTGTACCCTGGTCATTCTGTTTTGGCCCGCTGACGTCAATCCCCGCTATATCTTGCCCATGGTGCTGCCTCTATGCGTGCTCGGTGGCCTCGCCTACGATGCTTTGGCGGAGAAGAGGGCAGTTCTCGTTGCGAGCGGCATTTGTATTACGATGGTTTTCTTGGGATATGCTGCGGTTCATTCAATCTTCGATGGACTGATCACGCCGGCATATACTCAATCGAAGATCAGCGGTGCCCAAATTGCCGAGCTCGTCCGCAACGCGCCGGCCCCTATTTATCGGACAAGCTGGGACGCGGGCCTGAATGAATTTTCATATGTGCCCTTCAGGGTTACGACGATCGGTCCGAACGCGATATCGACGATCGCTAAACCCGCCTGGATCATGGTTCCTACAAAGGACGCGCCTGCGATTATCGCGCAAGGCAAGGGACGAATAATGTCTCGCCTAATATTGGAACGGTCGATCTTGCTCAGATCGGAGTAG
- a CDS encoding M20 family metallopeptidase, whose translation MSSHPAVQLTQDLVRMDTVNPPGQEDACARLLADRLEKSGFEIELSYIAPGRPNLVARLRGTSHKPALCFSGHLDTVPLGAEAWTKPPLGGEIHDGRVWGRGTTDMKAGVAAFIVAAEDYTAVQERPADIVLMLSASEETGCQGAAAIAENRGKYGKIGAFVIAEPTANAVVHGHKGAAWARLSAKGKTAHGSMPDLGVNAIYKLADAVRTIRAFRFSEDPHPLLGVPSLNVGTITGGQNVNSVPDTASLMLDLRTVWPRSTDRILKQIATAIGPDIDIVKQLAVPSLATDIDDPWVKRVEQLVQSVTGERQKPSAATFFTDGAMLREAFDLAPTILLGPGEPSLAHQTDEYCRLDRIEAAYEMYKLIIDDWQRAK comes from the coding sequence ATGTCATCGCATCCGGCTGTTCAACTGACCCAGGATCTGGTTCGGATGGACACCGTCAATCCACCGGGTCAGGAAGACGCCTGTGCGCGGCTTCTTGCTGATCGTCTCGAGAAATCTGGTTTCGAGATCGAGCTCAGCTACATTGCGCCCGGCCGCCCCAACCTCGTCGCGCGCCTGCGCGGCACATCGCACAAACCCGCGCTGTGCTTCAGCGGGCACCTCGACACCGTGCCATTGGGCGCTGAGGCTTGGACGAAACCGCCGCTCGGCGGAGAGATCCACGACGGTCGCGTGTGGGGCCGCGGAACAACGGACATGAAGGCGGGCGTCGCCGCGTTTATCGTGGCAGCCGAGGACTACACCGCCGTTCAGGAACGCCCCGCTGATATCGTTCTCATGCTCAGCGCATCTGAAGAAACCGGTTGCCAGGGCGCGGCAGCAATCGCTGAAAACCGCGGCAAATATGGAAAAATTGGCGCATTCGTAATCGCCGAGCCGACAGCGAATGCCGTCGTGCACGGGCACAAGGGCGCCGCCTGGGCTCGACTGAGCGCCAAGGGCAAAACTGCTCATGGCTCGATGCCCGATCTGGGCGTGAACGCGATCTATAAACTTGCCGACGCCGTGAGGACCATCAGAGCTTTCAGATTTTCAGAGGACCCTCACCCCCTTCTAGGTGTGCCGAGCCTCAATGTCGGCACGATCACAGGCGGACAGAACGTCAATTCAGTTCCCGATACCGCCAGCCTCATGCTTGACCTCAGAACAGTGTGGCCAAGAAGTACAGATCGCATTCTGAAACAGATTGCGACTGCGATCGGCCCGGACATCGATATTGTGAAGCAGCTCGCCGTCCCGAGCTTGGCAACGGACATCGACGATCCGTGGGTCAAGCGCGTCGAGCAACTCGTGCAATCGGTAACAGGCGAACGTCAAAAGCCCAGCGCCGCAACATTCTTTACCGACGGCGCGATGCTGCGAGAAGCCTTTGACCTGGCGCCAACGATCTTGCTCGGTCCAGGCGAACCTTCCCTTGCCCACCAGACGGACGAATATTGCCGTCTCGACAGGATCGAAGCCGCGTACGAAATGTACAAGCTGATCATCGACGACTGGCAGCGCGCCAAATAA
- a CDS encoding putative urea ABC transporter substrate-binding protein produces MRSILRLAVCASGLLLAGAPHQARAEETFKVAWSIYTGYLPWPYAQHAGILQKWAKKYGINIELVQVNDYIESINQFTGGKADAVAATTMDALTIPAAGGVDTTIPILGDYSNGNDGIVLKGANKTFADLKGKKINLVQFSISHYMLARAFAAHHMNMDDAKLQNVSDADFVAAFQTADVDAVVAWNPAFIELKKQPNVSIVYQSTEMPGELVDALLVNTKVLKDHPEFGKALTGAWFETLAIINGNDEKSKEARQFMADLSGTTVESINSQIETTAFYYDPGVGAKSIRSPEMATAMDLVRSFSFDHQLMGNDAKSKDAIGIALPGKTLGDNSNVKLRLDDTFMQLAADNKL; encoded by the coding sequence ATGCGTTCGATCCTTCGTCTAGCCGTTTGCGCCTCTGGACTTCTTCTCGCAGGCGCACCGCATCAAGCGCGCGCGGAAGAAACCTTCAAGGTCGCGTGGTCGATTTATACGGGCTACCTTCCCTGGCCCTACGCGCAACACGCGGGCATTCTTCAAAAGTGGGCGAAAAAATACGGCATCAATATCGAGTTGGTGCAGGTCAACGACTACATCGAATCGATCAATCAGTTCACCGGCGGCAAGGCCGATGCCGTCGCCGCAACAACAATGGACGCTCTGACCATACCCGCCGCCGGAGGCGTCGATACGACCATTCCGATCCTAGGCGACTATTCGAACGGCAATGACGGGATCGTCCTCAAGGGTGCGAACAAAACATTTGCCGATCTCAAGGGCAAAAAGATCAACCTCGTCCAGTTCTCCATCTCACATTACATGCTGGCCCGCGCATTCGCGGCCCATCACATGAATATGGACGACGCCAAGCTACAGAATGTTTCGGATGCGGACTTCGTCGCGGCTTTTCAGACAGCGGACGTTGATGCGGTCGTTGCCTGGAACCCGGCATTTATCGAGTTGAAGAAGCAGCCCAATGTCAGCATCGTCTATCAGTCGACCGAAATGCCCGGTGAGTTAGTCGACGCGCTCCTCGTCAATACCAAGGTCCTGAAGGACCATCCCGAATTCGGCAAAGCACTGACCGGAGCTTGGTTCGAGACACTCGCGATCATCAATGGCAATGACGAGAAAAGCAAGGAGGCTCGGCAGTTCATGGCCGACCTCTCCGGAACGACCGTAGAGAGCATCAACTCGCAGATCGAGACGACGGCGTTCTATTACGATCCTGGCGTCGGCGCGAAGTCGATCCGCTCGCCGGAAATGGCAACAGCGATGGATCTCGTCCGCAGTTTCAGCTTCGACCATCAGCTCATGGGCAACGATGCCAAGTCAAAGGACGCGATCGGCATCGCGCTTCCGGGCAAGACTCTCGGCGACAACTCGAACGTAAAGCTCCGGCTTGATGATACGTTCATGCAGCTTGCCGCGGACAACAAGCTTTAG
- a CDS encoding ABC transporter permease, which translates to MPAWLSQIGRIRAPIPPALYWTVAAATFALPAAIWWLASSGGYVDRLFLPSPADVAKQAVVLAENGRLWSDIGWSVYRVFAGFTLAAIVAIPVGILMGTYHIADAIFEPITDFVRYMPAAAFIPLIMLYVGIGETAKILMIFIGTYFQLVLLVAAVARTVPIDVINVAYTLGATRRQVLTNVVVPASLPGLVENLRITLGWAWTYVIVAELIAAQQGLGFRIMEAQRFLKTDTIFLYIAIIGILGLASDQIMRRISSKTMPWAETFHR; encoded by the coding sequence ATGCCCGCCTGGTTGAGCCAAATCGGCCGCATTCGCGCTCCTATTCCGCCAGCACTCTATTGGACGGTGGCCGCGGCGACATTCGCTCTGCCGGCCGCAATCTGGTGGCTGGCCTCGAGCGGCGGCTACGTCGATCGTCTATTCCTGCCGAGCCCTGCCGACGTCGCCAAGCAGGCGGTTGTTCTCGCTGAGAATGGACGGCTTTGGAGCGACATCGGTTGGAGCGTGTACCGCGTGTTTGCGGGTTTCACCCTCGCAGCGATCGTGGCCATCCCCGTCGGAATCCTGATGGGCACCTATCATATCGCCGACGCGATTTTTGAACCGATCACAGACTTCGTTCGCTACATGCCGGCTGCTGCATTCATACCGCTCATCATGCTCTACGTCGGCATTGGCGAAACGGCTAAGATCCTGATGATCTTCATCGGCACCTACTTTCAGCTTGTCCTGCTGGTAGCCGCAGTCGCGCGTACCGTTCCGATCGACGTTATCAACGTAGCATACACACTCGGCGCAACGCGCCGTCAGGTGCTGACGAACGTTGTCGTTCCCGCCAGCTTGCCCGGTCTCGTGGAGAATTTGCGAATTACGCTCGGATGGGCTTGGACCTACGTGATCGTTGCTGAACTGATCGCTGCGCAGCAGGGCTTAGGGTTCAGAATCATGGAGGCGCAGCGCTTCCTCAAGACCGATACGATCTTCCTTTACATCGCAATCATCGGGATCCTCGGCTTGGCATCCGATCAGATAATGCGGCGAATCTCGTCGAAAACCATGCCCTGGGCGGAGACGTTCCACCGATGA
- a CDS encoding CYTH domain-containing protein, which yields MAVEIERKFLVANDGWRTLCVRSLSIRDGLIATEGGRKVRVRIEGDRATITIKGPRSGLIRAEFEYEIPLLDSNELLANHCQGRIIEKTRHIVSCGGFTWEIDEYSGDLAGIVIAEIELPATGTEFGRPDWLGVEVTGDECYRKVNLHKMAMP from the coding sequence ATGGCCGTAGAGATCGAGCGTAAGTTCCTTGTTGCAAACGACGGATGGAGAACGCTGTGCGTTCGCAGTCTCTCTATCCGCGATGGTCTGATCGCAACTGAGGGCGGCCGCAAGGTGCGGGTACGCATTGAGGGTGACCGCGCAACGATTACCATCAAGGGCCCTCGCAGCGGTTTGATCCGGGCGGAGTTCGAATACGAGATCCCTCTCCTAGATTCGAACGAACTTCTGGCAAATCACTGTCAAGGCAGGATTATCGAGAAGACGCGTCACATCGTTTCGTGTGGTGGGTTTACCTGGGAGATTGACGAGTACAGCGGTGACCTTGCCGGTATCGTCATTGCTGAAATCGAGCTTCCGGCAACAGGCACTGAATTCGGCCGCCCGGATTGGCTTGGTGTCGAGGTCACGGGCGACGAGTGCTATCGAAAAGTTAACCTCCACAAAATGGCGATGCCGTAA